From the genome of Deinococcus aerolatus:
GCTGCTGCGGGTCAGAAATGGGGTCAAAGTACGCGCTGGCCGGGTCAAATTGCAGATCATCCGTGTGCGCGGCCCGCGTGATCCGCGCCACGCCCGCAATGCCCGGCGCCTTGCTGCGCGAGTGGTAGAAGAGGCAGAGGTCGCCCACCATCATCTGCCGCAGAAAATTACGCGCCTGGTAGTTGCGGACGCCGTTCCAGGGTTCGCGGCCCACGCGTTCCAGATCGGGGTAGCCAAAGACGTCGGGTTCGGATTTGAGGAGCCAGTGGGACATGGGGGTCAGGGTAAGGCCGGAAGGGGTGGCAGGTCCCGCGTGTCGCCGTCAATTACACTCCAGGCATGAACGGCACGTTGTCCTGGAGTCTCAGGCACCCATGATTCTGGGCATCGATATGGGCGCGAGTAGCAGCAAGTGGGCGCTGTTCTCCGGCGGGGAACCCACGGCCAGAGGCGTTTACGCACCCCTGTCCGGCCACCTGTACACGCCGGAGGCCCGTGGGCGCATGACTGAGGGGCTGGCCGGCATTCGCGCCGCCATGCCCACGCCGCCCTCGGCGGTGGTGGTGGGCGTCACCGGGCTACAGAGGGACCTCGCGCCGTTGATCGAGGCCATGCTGTCGGACACCTTCGGGTTGCCCGTGGCCGCACTGCACGTCACCGACGACATGCATCTGGCCCATGCCGCGCACTTCCCGGGGGGTGGGGGCACCCTGGTGTATGCCGGAACCGGCAGCATGGCCTACCACCGCACGGCGGCGGGCAAGGTGCTGCGGGCCGGTGGCCACGGCTTTCTGATCGACGACGCGGGCGGGGCGTTCTGGCAGGGCCGGCAGGGCCTCAAGGCGGCGCTGCGCGGCCTGGACGAGGGACAGGCTGAAAGCCGGCTGGCCGCCGGCCTGTTCGGGGCCATCGGTTCCCGGCACTGGCCGGACATCCGCGCCCACGTGTACGGCGAGGGCCGCGCCGCGCTGGCTCGGCTGGCCCCCGCTGTGTACGCGGCGGCGGTGGACGGCGACCCGGAGGCCCAGGAGATTCAACGCCGCGCCGGGGCTGAGCTTGCGCGGCTGGGTCGGGCGGTGCTGAACCGCAGCGGCAGCCACGAGGTCGCGCTGTGCGGCGGCAGCTTCAATCCGCTGGTGCGGGCCGCGTTTGTGGCGCAGATCGGGGACACGCTGACGGTGCTGCCGGGGGCCGAGCCGTTGCTGGGCGCCCTGGCCCTGGCGCCCGGCCCACCCGAATCCAGAAACGTCTGAGTCCTGGCCTGTCTGAGCCCCCGCCCGCCCGCCGCTGAGCCACTGCCGGGGAAGGACACCGGAGGTTGCGTGGCTTTGCCTACCTTGCCCGTATGCGGGGCGCCCTAGACTGCGTGCGTGCGCGCTTCGCCCTGGCTTCCCGTCCTGCTGATTCTGGCGCTGGGCGCTTATCTGCTGCCTAACTGGCAGCCGAAATTCGAGCTGGTGCCCCGACAGCCGCAGGTGTCGGCCACCCTGCCCAACACGCTGCCCAAGGACACCCAGGCGCTGTTCGAGAAGGTCCGCCCCGCCACCGTGCGCGTCGAGAGCCTGGACCCCCGCACGCGCGAGGCGGGCATCGGCACCGGCTTTTTCATCAGCGAGACCGGGCAGGTGCTGACCGCCTACCACGTCGTGAGTCTGGGCACGCTGTTTCAGGTCAGCACGCTGTCGGGGCAGTCGTACCGCGCCAGGGTGACGGCCTTTGACGCGCGGGCCGACGTGGCGCTGCTGGAAGTGCAGGGACGCGGCCCCTTCCCCTTTCTGCCTCTGGCCAGCCGCGCCCCGCGTGTGGGCGAGACGGTGCTGGCGGTGGGCAACAGCGGCGGCGACTTCCTGCAACCCCGGCGTGGCCGCCTGCTGCGGCTGGACGCGGCGGCGGCCCGCGCCGATTTCCCGCAGGGCACGCTGGAGATGAACGCCCCGCTGGCCCCCGGCGACAGCGGCGGCCCGATCATCGACGGGCTGGGCAACGCGATTGGCGTGGTCAGCTACATCAGCGTGGACAGCAGCGGCATCACCCGGCGCAGCTACGCGGTGCCGGTGGTGGACGGCGACAACCTGATCACGGCGCTGCGGACCGGCGAGAAACGCGATACCCCGGTGGTGGGCATCGAACTGGACAGTTTTCACAGCGGCCTGACTGACCCGGCAGGCGGCGTGATCGCGCGGGTGGTAGGCGGCAGTCCCGCCGCCCGCGCCGGACTGCAGGGCGGCGAGTACGACGCGGGCGGCAACCTGCTGAAGCTGGGCGACACCATTACCACCGTGGACGGGCGGCGCACCCGTGACGCCAACGAGGTCATCCTCGCGCTGCGGGGCGGCGAGGTCGGCGACACCGTGACGGTGGGCTACCTGCGCGGCAACCAGCCCAGGGAAACCCGCATCACGCTGGTGGCGCGGGCCACCCTCCCCAGCCCGCGCGAATAAACCGCAGCCCTCTCTGAAGGCAGACGCTCTAAAGGGGGCCTTAGCCCGCGCCTACCCACACTTCATTCCCACACCCTAGCCTGAGAGGATGTCTAGAGCCTTCGTGAAGGAAGAGGCGGGCGCGCCCTGGACGCCACCCTCCACCCCCCGCGCCTACCGCATCGTCTGGACCGGTGACGCGGTTCCCGGCGGCCCCCAGCAGCCGGAAGTCATGCGCGAGACCGACGATCTGCTGGACGCCCTGCGCTGGCTGTCTGACCGCCCTCGTCCCGGCTTCGAGCTGCGCGACGCGGACGGCGAACTGCTGGCCACCAACGCGGCCTGAACCTGCCAGGCCTTCAGCGTCAGCTGCCTACCACACCCCTTCCAGCGTGATCCGCGCCGTGCCGGCCAGGCTTTGCCCCGGCGACAGCACCCGCATGTCCACACCGGCCACGCCCTGCGCCGCCAGATTGAAGGCGTCGGTGGCGTGTGAAACCGGTTCCAGCGCCAGGCTGCCGTCGGGCGCGGTGAAGACCACCAGGTGTGAGTAAGGGTTGTCGGCGGTCTGGACCAGCGCCCGTGGTGGCCTGCCGCCCGCTGCCCAGTCCAGCCGGACAATTCCGTCCCAGGCGGTGAAGGTCCGGTCAATCTGCCGTGTCCCGATATGGGCCGGCGTTCGGTAATCCTCCTGCGGACGGACCTCCCGGGCGCCGCCCACTGTGAGGCTGCGGCTGTCGGTGTCGTAGGTCAGCGGGGCATCAAAGGCCAGCGCCGGGTCGATGCCGTCCTGCAGGCGCTGGAAGTAGGGGTGCAGGCCCATGCCAGCGGGCATGTCGCGGGTGTCGGCGTTGGTCAGCGTCACGGTGGTGTCCAGGTGGGGACCGTGCAGACGGTATTCCACCTGGGCGGTAAAGGCCCAGGGCCAGTTGATGTCGGCGTGGTCCCGGCTGTCGAAGGTGCACACCAGATGGCTGTCCGAGGCCCGCGTGACCGTCCACGGGCGGTTGCGGACGTCGCCGTGCTGGGCCAGCCCTGCCCCGGTGTTGGGCTGCAACTGCACGTCGTGACCCTCAAAGGCAAAGCACGCGTCCCGGATGCGGTTGGAGTAGGGCAGCAGCACGAAGCTGGCGCACTGGCTGCTGGTCTGCACGGTGGTCGGGTTCACCGCACGCAGCACCGGACGGCCCGACGCGGCACGCAGGTTCAGGATGCTGGCCCCCAGGTCCGGCAGCACCTCCAGCGTCATTGCGGCGCTGGACACCGTCTCGGTGCGCCAGCTCACGCCTTACCGCGCCCGCGCATCACCTCGTGAATCAGGATGCCCGCCGCTACCGAGGCGTTGAGGCTGTCCACCTGCCCACGCGTGGGAATGCCCACCAGCACATCGCATTTCTCGCGCACCAGCCGGCGCAGGCCCTCGCCCTCCGCGCCCACCACCAGCGCCACGCGCCCGCTGAAGTCGGTCTTGGTCACGTCCTGCGCCGATTCACCGGCCGCGCCGTACACCCACACCCGGTCCTCCTTGAGGGCGTCGATCAGCCGGGGCAGGTTCTTGGTCTGCGCCACCGGCAGGTAACTGGTGGCGCCCGCCGCCGTCTTGGCCACCACCGGCGACAGCGGCGCGCTGCGGCGCTCCTCCACCACCACCCCGTGCGCGCCCAGCACCTCGGCGCTGCGGATGATGGCCCCAAAGTTGCGCGGATCGGTGATGCCGTCCAGCAGCACGATCAGCAGTTCCTCGCCCCTAGCCTCGGCGCGGTCCAGAATGTCGTCCACACTGGCCCAGGCCAGGTCCTCAACTTCAGCCATCACGCCCTGGTGGGCGGTGGTGCCGGCCAGCTGATCCAGCTCGATGCGCGGGGCAAAGCGCAGCCTGACGCCGCTCTCTCCCAGCGCGGCCTTCAGCTCGGCCACGAAACTCTCCTCGACGCCGCGCGCCACCAGCACCTCGCCCACCCGCCCATCCTTCAGGGCTTCCAGCACCGGATTCCTTCCATACAGCAACATGGGCGCAGTCTAAGGCAAGCCGGCCCCCGGCCAGCACAAGGCCCTCCACCGGGGGAGGGCCGGTGGGCGCTGGGCGGGGATTACTCCTGCGCCGGGTTCACGAAGGCGGCGCTGTCGTAGTAGGTGCGGAAGGCCCCCACCTTGCCGTCCATGATCTCGATGATGCTCACGCCCCGGTACTCGATGTCGCCGCCGTTCTTGAGCTTGCCCGTGGCGTTCCATTCCATCACGCCCTGGCCGCCGCTCTCGTGGTGGTGGGTGAATTCGCTGTGGATGGTCTCGAAATCGCTCAGGTAGCGCTCCCAGAACTCCTGCGCGCCCTCGGTCCCTGTCCAGGTCTTGCTGGTCAGGTTGTTCAGGGTGACGTCCCCGGCGTGCAGCGCCACCAGTTCGGACGGATCGCCGCTGGATTCGGCGTTTTGCAGGGCGGTCATGAACTGTTCAGTGGTGGTCATGCTTCACCAGACCATCCGGCCTGTCTGCAGAGGGTGTGACCCCTTACCTTCAAAAAGTTTGGTGAAGCTGCCCCGGCCCGGTCTGAGCTGTGTTCAGGCTGTGGACCAGGGGCCTCAGCGCGCTGCGAGCCACGCCAGCAGCTCGGCCTCGGGCAGCGGCGGGCAGACCACGTAGCCCTGCGCGGCGTCGCAGCCCAGGTCGCGCAATACGTCCAGTTGCTCGGCCCGCTCCACGCCCACCGCCACCACCTTCAGGCCCAGGCGGTGCGCCAGCTCAATGGTGGAGGCCACCAGCGTGACCACCCGCGGGTCATCGGGCAGCCGGGCGATCAGGGTGGGGTGCAGCTTGATGACGTCCAGCGGAAAGCGGATCAGTGCGCTGAGGTTGCTGCCCGCACCGTCACCGAAATCGTCCACGCACAGCCGGGCGCCGTAGCCGCGCAGCTGCTCCAGCATGTCCAGCGTTTCCTCGCTGTGGTCCAGCAGGCTGCCCGCCGTGACCTCGATGTCCGGGGCGCCGTGGGTGCGGAGCACCGGCAGCAGGCGGTCCAGACCCTCGCTGCGGCGCAGCTCTTCCAGGCTCAGGTTGACGCTGACCTGCCACGCTCCGGCCGCTGCGGACTGCCCGGCCGCGCCGGCACGCACGCGGTCCCGGCTGGCGACGGCTTCCTCGACCACCCATTCCCCGATCCGGGCGATCAGGTCACTGCGGCCCGCGGCCTCCAGGAAACTGGCGGGCGACAGCAGGCCCAGCTGAGGGTGCTGCCAGCGCAGCAGCGCCTCGGCCCCCAGCGCACGCCCGGTCCCGAGATTCAGCACCGGCTGGTACAGCAGCGTGAACTCGTGGGCCGCCAGCGCGCCGCCCAGGTCCTCTTCCAGCGCGTAGGCGTTTCTGACCCCGGCGCGCAGGGCCGGCGTGAAGAAGCCGATGCCGCCGCGCCCCTGCTGGCGGGCGTGGCGCACCGCGATCTCCGCGTTGGAGAGGATATCCTCCGCCGTTCCCCCGTCCAGCGCCGCCACCCCCAGCCCGAAGGTCAGGGCCGTCTCGCGTGGGCCGCAGCGTAGCGGGGCACTCAAGGCCCGCTGCACAGCTTCCATGGCGTCGTGGCTTTCCAGGTGGGGCAGCAGCACGGCAAAGGTGCCGCCCTCCAGCCGCGCCACCGCGCCGCCCGGTCCCCCCACCTGGTCGCTCAGGCGGGCGGCCAGACCAATCAGCAGCCGGTCACAGGCCACCCGGCCCAGGGCGGTGTTCAGGGCACCGAACCCGTCGATGTTCAGGCACACCAGCGCGCCGGGGGTCGGCGGCGTGCGGTCCATAGCCGTCAGATCCTCGCGCAGGCCGACGCGGTTGCGCAGCCCGGTCAAGGAGTCGTGGCGGGCGTCGTGGTGCATCTTGGCCTCGGCACGGCGCAGCATCGTCACGTCGCGCAGGGTCAGCAGCAGGCCGCCTCCCGCCGGCGCGGCGGCGCGGCTGCCCCCGTCCTTGCGCCCTGCCTCTGCCCCGACAGGCGTGAGGCGCAGCTCCATGTGGCGCAGCGAGTGGCCGGGCAGCGCCAGCAGCACCTCGCGGCACGACGGGGCCGGCAGACTCCGCCACTCGGGCAGGGCCAGCGGCTGCCCCTGCGGCGAGAAGACCTTGACGCCCAGCTCGCCCAGCACCCGCGTCAGCCCCAGGCCCACCAGTCGGGCGGCCTCCACCCCCAGCAGCGCCGCCGCGGGGTCGTTGATCAGCTGCGCCCGGCCCGCAGCGTCCACCAGAACGGCGGCGTCCTCGGACAACGCCAGCACCTGCGAGATCATGCCCAGCGGGGCCGGGCCGCCGGCCTGCGCGCCTGCGCTCTCGGCCACCAGCAGCCCATTCTCGGAGGACCGGCGCACGTTCAGGGTCAGCACCTCGCCGCTGGCCAGCCTCACGTCGGCCTGCGCCGGGCCGCCGCCTGCGGCCAGCCGCACCAGGTTATGAACCGCCGCCGAGGGCGCACCCTCGAAGCCGGCCCAGGCCCACAGCGGCGCGCCGACCAGCACCGGTGCCGGCTGGCCCGCCACCTGCGGGGCCAGTTCGCTCAGGCCGTGGCTGGCATGCAAGACCACGCCGGCCTCGGTCAGCAGCGCGGCGGGCGTGCGGGTGTCCAGCAGCGCCGAGACCCCCGCGGCCCGCTCGTATTCACCGCTCACATCCTGCAGGGTCAGCATCACGCCGGCGCCCCAGCCGCCCAGGTAGGGCCGGGCCTCGCCGCGCACCCAGCGCACCTTGCCGCCGGCCGTGTCTGCCTGTGCCCCCACCGGGGGCAGCGCCTCGTCGGACAGGTGCACCGAGCGGCCCGAGACCGCCCCCTGCAGCGTCAGCAGCAGCTCCGGGCGGCCCGGCAGCACCTCGGCCACCGTGCGGCCCAGCACCTCGGTGTCACTCAGGCCCAGCAGTTCCAGAAATGGACGGCTGACGCGCCGGAAGGTCAGCTCCGGCGTCAGCCAGGCCGTCGCCACCGGCAGCTGCGTGACCAGCACCTCGGCCTCGCGCACCGCGCCGTCTGGCCGCGAGGCCGCCAGCAGCATGGTCAGCACCTCCACCGCCGTGGGCGACACCGGCCCGTCCTCGCTCCACAGCAGCCCCAGCAGCTCGCCGTCGCGGGACAGCCAGGTCATCTCGCCGCCCTCCAGCCACGCCTCGGGCGGCTCCAGTTCCGGCCCGCCGTCTTCCAGGCCGCCGTCTTCCAGGCGCAACACCGCGTCGCCCACCCGCGCCAGCAGCGCTGCCTGCGGCGCGTGGGCACGCAACAGATCGCTCAGGGCCGTGAACAGCGCCGCGTTGGGCTGGAGGGCGCCGGGCGGGGCCGGGCTGGTCTGGAAGGTGGCCGGAGCGGATTTGGACAGGGAGTGAGTCACGCTGAAGTTACCTCGCGTCCACAGACGCTGTGAATTATTGGGTCCTGACAGGCAAACGCAGCACGCAGGGGGCGGCAGGAAAAGCAGAGGCGAGAAGAATCGCAGGGGCAGCCGCATGGGGAAGGCCGCAGGCAGGGATCACCTGGGTGCCATCCTGCCACCCGAACTCTTACCCCAATCATTCAAGAAAACGCGTTAGACACGCGTGCCGCTGACCCACCGTGCAGCAAGTGAACCGGGGCTCAGGCGGAAAGGCCCAGCCACACGGGCCCCCTGCCTGGCCGCCTCCCCCTGCTTCCGATTCCCGCCGCCGTCCAGGCGCGGCTTTTCCATCCAGACGCCGTCATTCAGGCGTGTCGCTGCGGCTCTCCCATGAACACGGCCGCCGTGCGCCCGGAAGAAGGAGCCAGGGCACGACAGGAGCCACCACTGCCCTTCTCAGGCCAGTGCCTGGAGCTGGTCAGCGGTCAAAGGTCAGGGGCAGGCACGGTTCTGGCCGCTTGCCTCCTGCCGGGGGCCAGCGCTCAGGCCTGCCAGCTCTCCTCTTTCCAGGCGGCGGGCCACACCAGATAGATGCCCGTGTCGCTGGGGGAACTGGCGGCCACCAGCCTGCCCACCTCGGCAGCGTCCGGCTCGTCGATCACCCGCGTGAAATCGGAACTGTTCAGGACCGTCTCGCGCACCATCCACTCGCGTTCCTGCGCCCAGTGCACCAGCTGCACCAGCGCCTCCATGCCCGGCCGCCCGAAACGCGGCCCGAAGGCGGTGGCCACCACCGTCGCCACGGAACCCACGATCAGCACCGCCGCGTAGCCTGCGCGGTCGCGCTCGCCCTGGCGGTCCGTTACCAGAATCAGCTGGCCCGCCGGCCCCCCCGCGCCACCCGACGGGTGCTGCTCCAGATGGGCCAGAACGGCATTCAGGGTCTCTTGCGGCGCCCCGGGGAGGCCCAGCGGATCGGCAATTTGCATGGGCGCAGTGTAGCGAAGAAGCAGTGTGTCCAGCGCTGACGCCCTGTCAGGCGGGGAAAACGCGACGTTTCGCACCGCTCCCGTCTGTTGCGCCGCCCCACGGACAGGACGCGGGCAGAAAGCCTGGGCTCAGCGCAGGCTGAACATCATCGCCACGTGCGCCCCGGTGCCGCCCAGCACGAACAGGTGCCAGATCTCGTGAAAGCCCCAGTGCCGCCAGAAGCCCTGCTCGCGCGGCCTGATCAGCCGGGTTCCGTAGACCAGTGCCCCCAGGGTGTACAGCACGCCTCCGGCGGCCAGCCAGAAAATGGCAGCGGCAGGCAGGTTGCGGACCAGTTGCGGCAGGAAGATCACGGCTAGCCAGCCCATCCCCACGTACAGCAGCGTGCTGACCCAGCGCGGCAGACGCATGGTGACCAGCTTCAGCACGATGCCGGTCAGTGCAATGCCCCACACCACCCACAACACCACGCTTTGCCACAGGCCATGCAGCCCGAAGTACGCGATGGGCGTGTAGCTGCCCGCGATCAGCAAGAAGATGCCCGCGTGGTCCAGTTTCCGCAGCCACAGCATGCTGTGCTCGCTGCGGCCAAACGAGTGGTAGCTCGCGCTGGCCGAATACAACGCCACCATGCTGACGCCGAAAACCACGAAGGGCCACAGCGCCAGCCCGCGCGAGTGCGCCCACCACAGCAGTGGCCCCAGCACGATCAGCGCCGCCACGGCGCCGGCCCAGTGGGTCAGGGCGTTCACCGGTTCACGCGGGGCGAGCAGGAGGCGTCTCATATCCCCAGGCTACGCCTCCTGCCCGCAGGCTTGGTGGTCCGGGACGCAGTTCATACGGATTCCGTCTGTTTCGTTAACAAACCGGGAGGGCGCCGGTTTGCCAACTCCACTCCCGGAATCCGTTCTACCCGTTCTCGCTTCGTTCGGATTTTCATCGTTTTGCAAACGATTCAATCGGAGCCCGTATCAGACGTGGCCGCGGTGGTCAGCCGCTTTCTGCCCCGCCCTCCTGGGTGGCCGCCCACAATGCCAGCACCTCCTGCGCCTCGTCGGCGTGCATCTGCTCGACCAGGGCGCCGCCAAAGGTCACCACGCTCTTGCCAGCGGAGCGGCCCTCGGCCCAGGCGGCCAGCAACGCGCGGGCCTGCTGAACCTCCTCTTCAGTCACGCCGTAGGCCGCATTGGCCGGGCCAAGCTGGTCCGGGTGGATCACAGTCTTCCCGGCAAAGCCCAGGGCGCGGCCCTGCGCGCATTCGCGGGCAAACCCTGCCGGGTCACGCACGTCGTTGAACACGGCGTCCAGCGGCAGCTTGCCGTGGGCGCGGGCGGCCAGCACCACCGCCGACAGGGCATGCAGCAGAGGTAAGCGGTCCGGGTGCGGGCGCGTCCGCAGGGCGCGGGCCAGATCGTTGGCCCCCACCAGCAGGCCCGCCACCCCCGGCACGGCGGCGATGGCCGGGGCGTTCAGCACGCCTGCGGGCGTCTCAATCATGGCCCACAGCGGGCGGCCCAGCGACAGTTCGGAGGCGGCGCGGGCGTCTTCCACCTTGGGCAGCACCAGACCCGACGCGCCCGACAGCAACGCCATCTCGCGGTCCTCGTGTTCCCAGGGGGTGCCCTGCCCGTTCACCCGCACCAGCACCGGCACGCGCCAGCCGCCGGCCAGCAACGCCGCGCGCACGTTGGCACGGGCTTCGGCCTTGTGTTCGGGGGCCACAGCATCTTCCAGATCCAGAATCACGGCGTCGGCGGCCAGGCCGCGGGCCTTCTCGATGGCGCGGGGCTTGTCGCCCGGCACGTACAGCATGGAACGCAGAGGGCCAGAGACCGCGTGATCAGTCATCGCTGCCCATCCGTGCCGCCAGCGCCCAGCCGCTCAGCAGGGCGGCCTCCACGCGCGGGCCGTGACCATCGGGCGTGAAACCGTCGCCACACAGCCCCAGACCGTACGGAGCGTGCCACAGGCAGGGGCCGGGCGCTCGGCATTCAGGTGTGGCGTAGCGCCAGCGGTGGGCAAAGGCGTGAACTGGCCGGAGTTCCTGGCCCAGCACCCCGGCCGCTGCCGCCAGCAGTTCGGGCAGGACCTCGTCCGAGCGGCGTTCCAGGTTGGCGCGGGACCACGCCGCCGAGGCCTGCAACATCAACGCGGGCGGGTGATCTCCGGCACGCTTGGTGTGTTCGCGGGCGATCCAGTCCAGCACCGGGTGGCCGCGCAGGCTCAGGGCCGGCCAGTCGGCCCCGGTGTCCTGCTCCAGCACCACACCCGCCGCCCAGCACGGGGCGTACTCCACGCGGCGCAGCGTCGCGGCGGTCGCCTGCAGATCTCCCAGACCGTCCCTACCCAGCTCCAGCAGCAACGGCTCCAGCAGGGCCAGGGCCTGCGGGGCGGGAAGGTTCAGCACCAGCCGCGCGGCCTCGCCCGCCACGCCGTCACGCGAATGCACGCGCCAGCCGCCGGGCAGACGTTCCAGGCTGCTCACCTCCAACCCGGTCTGCACGTCCAGCCCCCGCGCCAGCTCGCGGCCCAGGGTGCTCATGCCCAGGGGCGGGGCATAACGCGGGTGGCCGTCCGGCGGCGGCGGCGCAATCTGCCCGTCCTCCCAGGCCGCAAACCCCTGCGCCCACACGCGGTTCCAGCCGGCGGTCACGCCGCCCTCGGCCAGCGCCACGGCGCGGGGATGCCGGGCGGTGAAGTAGCGTGCGCCGTGATCCAGCCGGGCCTCCGGCGGCGGCGTGCGGCGGGTGGCGGCGCGGCCTGAGACCCCACGCGACTTGTCCAGCACGCGCACCGTCTGGCCCCGGCCCCGCAGGTCATGGGCCAGCGCCAGCCCGGCCAGCCCGGCCCCCACCACCAGCACGTCCGGCTTAGCAGGCATGGGCCGCGCCTTTAGGCCGGACAGGACGCGCAGCGCCTGACACCAGCAGGAAAGGCAGCAGCGCCAGCAGGAACTTCATAGGCCGTTTCATGCTGCCCAGGGTAACGCGCCATGCTCTAGCCTGCTCGCATGAATTACGCCGATCTGCTGGGACTGACCGTGCTGGAAGCCGCGCCGCAGCGCACTCGCGTCCGCGCCCAAGTCACGGCATCGGGCCTGAACATGCACGGTACCGCCCACGGCGGCCTGATCTTCAGTCTGGCTGACGAGGCGTTCGCGGTGATCAGCAATCTGGAGGCGCAGGCGGTGGCCGTGGACACCCACCTGAGCTTCTTCCGCGCCGCAACACCCGGAGACGAACTGGTGGCCGTCGCCACCCCGGAACGCGTGGGCCGCACCCTGGCAACGTACCGGGTGGAGGTCCGGCGCGGCGAGGAGGGCGAGGTGCTGGCACTGTTTATGGGGACAGTTTCCAGGCGGGTGCGGGAGGGTCAGGCGAGCTGATACGGGCTCCGATTGAATCGTTTGCAATAACGATGAAAATCCGAGCGAAGCGAGAACGAGTAGAACGGGTTCCGGGAGTGGAGTTGGCAAACCTGCGCCCTCCCGGTTTGTTAACGAAACAGACGGAATCCGTATGAGACTTATTCAGGGCGGTGGTGCTGGGCCGGACGGCCCTGGGCATCTTTCCAGCACGCCCAGCCGTTGCGAGACGCGCCGGAGATATCCATAGCAGCTGCACTGGGACTCTTATAGGTCACGTCTTGGACGTATTCCAGCAGCTCGGCGCTCCTCTCAACGAGCTGCCCAGCCTTCGTGTAACCCTGCCTGCGGCCCCGAATTCCCCTCGCATTGGTTCCGCTCTCACCCAGCACGCGGTTCAGGGCTGTACTTCCCGCCTGCACGGTCCAGGTTCCATCAGCAGGCCGGTAGATGGCGTGGGCCTCGGCCCCGAGAAGGCAGTACGTGAAGTGAATTTCCCGGGGCAGATGAACAATTTTCGTCTGCGACGGCACACCCAGCAACACGTCGCGCTCGGCTTCGGTGATGGTGCCGAGTTGCGCCGCCAGCCTGACCGCACTCTCGAAGGAGCCAATCTCGTGTTCTTGCTGAAAGGCCTGCACCAGTGGCGTCTTCTCCTTCAGGATGCGGGCCGCGTCCAGCCGTTGCTGCTGGCAGTTCTTGATGTTCTGCACGGCGTCCGCAAAACCGTCGACGCGCCACATCTCCGCGTCCAGCAGGGCCGCCAGATCGTCGGCGAAGGTGTGGCCCTCCTGACCCAGTTCCAGTTTCAACGCCACCCGTTCTTCCCAGCGGCCCGGCAGATGCTCGTCTATAGCGATCCACACGCGCCCGTTGGTCACGATGGCCCAGCGCGTGCCTTCGTTGACGGCGTATGTAGACGCCTGCTGGAACTGCGGCGCCCCCAGCGTGACGTTCATGCCCTTGATTTCCAGGGCGAACCTGCCTGTCCCGGCGCGAATCAGAAAGTCCGAACGGTTGCCCGTGGCATTGGTTTCCTCCGGCACCACCTCTGCCGGATTCCAGATGTCGAATCCGGCAGCGTGCAGCACCCGTAGCACAATCGCCTGACGGACAATGGCCTCGCCGGGATTGGGGCTCTGGGCAAGCCACGCGCCGATGGCCGCCACTGCCTCCCGAATCCGCTCCTGAATGCCTGACATCTGCGGGCGAGTTTAGCAGCGGCGCAGCTGTAACCGCACGCTATTTCCCGCCCAGCATGTGAGGCTGAGGCCGTGCTCGCGCAGGGAGGCGCTCGGCCAGATCA
Proteins encoded in this window:
- a CDS encoding DUF4357 domain-containing protein; this translates as MSGIQERIREAVAAIGAWLAQSPNPGEAIVRQAIVLRVLHAAGFDIWNPAEVVPEETNATGNRSDFLIRAGTGRFALEIKGMNVTLGAPQFQQASTYAVNEGTRWAIVTNGRVWIAIDEHLPGRWEERVALKLELGQEGHTFADDLAALLDAEMWRVDGFADAVQNIKNCQQQRLDAARILKEKTPLVQAFQQEHEIGSFESAVRLAAQLGTITEAERDVLLGVPSQTKIVHLPREIHFTYCLLGAEAHAIYRPADGTWTVQAGSTALNRVLGESGTNARGIRGRRQGYTKAGQLVERSAELLEYVQDVTYKSPSAAAMDISGASRNGWACWKDAQGRPAQHHRPE